The following nucleotide sequence is from Salvelinus namaycush isolate Seneca chromosome 23, SaNama_1.0, whole genome shotgun sequence.
ccctgacctgttcaccggacgtgctaccttgtcccagacctgctgtttgcaactctctagagaccgcaggagcggtagagatgctctgaatgatcgactatgaaaagccaactgacatttactcctgaggtgctgacctattgcaccctctacaaccactgtgattattattatttgaccctgctggtcatctatgatcaGAGCCTGGGTCCTCctaaggtttcttcctaggttccggcctttttagggagtttttccaagccaccgtgcttctacatctgcattgcttgctgttacttgcgtggagccccagatcgagggagattatcagtggtcttgtatgtcttccatttcctaataattgctcccacagttgatttcttcaaaccaagctgcttacctattgcagattcagtcttcccagcctggtgcaggtcgacaattttgtttctggtgtcctttgacagctctttggtcttggccatagtggagtttggagtgtgactgtttgaggttgtggacaggtgtcttttatactgataacaagttcaaacaggtgccattaatacaggtaacgagtggaggacagaggagcctcttaaagaagaagttacaggtatgtgagagccagaaatcttgcttgtttgtaggtgaccaaatactttttttccaccataatttgcaaataaattcattaaaaatcctacaatgtgattttctggattttttttttctcattttgtctgtcatagttgaagtgtacctatgatgaaatttacaggcctctctcatctttttaagtgggagaacttgcacaattggtggctgactaaatacttttttgccccactgtacgtacctgccctctcattggctagaatggtcccacctgatcttgcctcgtCCCGACTGCCTTCCCATTTTTAAAAGACATTTATTTTGTGAGGGCGGTATCTGGTCAATATAAATCGATAATCTGTGGCGTCGAGAAAGTTTGGATAAAATAAATGGAAAATAGATTCATTACCAAACCTTTAATGTGGAAATTAGAAGGCTTTTACCATCTACATTAAAACATGTTGCCTATTGAAATGAAGGTGCCATCAAAATATCTCATTTGAATTCAAAACACTAAACAATTGTGGGCCAAACAATCAATACACTCAAGGTGAAGAATGTGGAAGTGTTTGCAATAGATCAGGAAGGAAGTACTGAAGCAGATAATACAGTGGctaaatcccaaatggcaccctattgtctGTAGCAAACTACAATGGGCCCTACGTATAGGCAACAGTGGTCAATTTGGGACGTACACATTGATCCCTTCCACCCTATAATAATGCATGTTATAATACCAGTCAAATTGTAACCGTTATATGTGACAAGGCAGAATGTCATGTCATCGATATCATAAAATGTCTCAATTAATgctcttaaaaaaaaaagtagattACTTGTTAAAATGATCCAaatgacaaacaaaaaaaaaccTATCATGGTCTTCATTAGCTCGCTCGGCGAATAAAACGACTGATGGACGGGCGAACGAACGGCTGGACAGAAAGATTGGGCTAAGTGGTTTCCTGAGATTCATGAATTCAATTAATTAATTCATGCAAGAGAGATGATGGTCAAAGTCTCTTGGCTTTGTGCTTGGTATTGTGCACCTTCAGAGAATCTCAAATTTAATGACAAATACTGTATTTAAATTGAATTGCTTTTATGTTAAGTGAAGAAATATTGTATTTAAATTGAATGGCTATTATGCTAATGACAAATACTGTATTTAAATTGAATGGCTATTATGCTAATGACAAATACTGTATTTAAATTGAATGGCTATTATGTTAAGTAAGAAATACTGCATTTAAATTACATGAATATTATGCTGTACAGTTAAGGCAGCTAAAAAGCACATGGAAATGTAGTCAGGAAGAGGTCCACATCCTACATCCTGTTACAATAAATATCATGGGGAAGAGGTCCACATCCTACATCCTGTTAAAATAAATATCATGGGGAAGAGGTCCACATCCTACATCCTGTTACAATAAATATCATGGGGAAGAGGTCCACATCCTACATCCTGTTAAAATAAATATCATGGGGAAGAGGGTACAGTCAACCCTTCAAAAAGGTGTTTGTGACCCGTCGACGAACCGGGGTTAGAATCCAGGTGTCCTGCTGTCACTGTGTTGTAATCCCACTGAGCTAAAGTCTATAGGTTCATACACTAAGTCCTTCAAAAGTGtccgtcccccccccccaaaaaaaccaTGGCATTCTGCTCCACTTCAATTTTCAAACTGAATAGACTTTTCCTtaactagtgcactaccttttgaccagagccctatgggtcttggtcaaaagtagggcactgaatagggtgccatttgggacgtagactgAGACAGTGAATAACAGTGAGAGTTCATCTGAGCCATACAGTATAGAGTTATATCCAATAACAGATCTATATTATCTATACAGTATAGAGTTATATCCAATAACAGATCTATATTATCTATACAGTATAGAGTTATATCCAATAACAGATCTATATTATCTATACAGTATAGAGTTATATCCAATAACAGATCTATATTATCTATACAGTATAGAGTTATATCCAATAACAGATCTATATTATCTATACAGTATAGAGTTATATCCAATAACAGATCTATATTATCTATACAGTATAGAGTTATATCCAATAACAGATCTATATTATCTATACAGTATAGAGTTATATCCAATAACAGATCTATATTATCTATACAGTATAGAGTTATATCCAATAACAGATCTATATTATCTATACAGTATAGAGTTATATCCAATAACAGATCtagattatatatacagtatagagttatATCCAATAACAGATCTATATTATCTATACAGTATAGAGTTATATCCAATAACAGATCTAGATTATCTATAGTCTATACAGTGTATGGCTCTGGATTTATATGTTGCTATGTAGCGCTAGGCAGTTCTCTGGGGCAGGATGGGGCAGTTCTCTGAGGCAGGATGGGGCAGTTCTCTGGGGCAGTTCTCTGAGGCAGGATGGGGCAGTTCTCTGGGGCAGGATGGGGCAGTTCTCTGGGGCAGGATGGGGCAGTTCTCTGGGGCAGGATGGGGCAGTTCTCTGGGGCAGGATGGGGCAGTTCTCTGGGGCAGGATGGGGCAGTTCTCTGGGGCAGGATGGGGCAGTTCTCTAGGGCAGGTTGGGACAGCCTTGGGGCAGTTCTCTAGGGCAGGTTGGGGCAGTGGTGGGTCTGTGATTGGGTCTAGGGCTGTGCTCGTGGTTGTGGTATAGGCAGGGGTTGAGGCTGTGATTGGGTCTAGGGCTGTGCTGGTGGTATAGGCAGGGGTTGGGGCTGTGATTGGGTCTAGGGCTGTGCTGGTGCTGGTGGTATAGGCAGGGGTTGGGGCTGTGATTGGGTCCAGGGCTGTGCAGGTGGTTGTGGTATAGGCAGGGGTTGGGGCTGTGATTGGGTCCAGGGCTGTGCTCGTGGTTGTGGTATAGGCAGGGGTTGGGGCTGTGATTGTGTCTAGGGCTGTGCTCGTGGTTGTGGTATAGGCAGGGGTTGGGGCTGTGATTGGGTCCAGGGCTGTGCTCGTGGTTGTGGTATAGGCAGGGGTTGGGGCTGTGATTGTGTCTAGGGCTGTGCTCGTGGTTGTGGTATAGGCAGGGGTTGGGGCTGTGATTGTGTCTAGGGCTGTGCTCGTGGTTGTGGTATAGGCAGGGGTTGGGGCTGTGATTGTGTCTAGGGCTGTGCTCGTGGTTGTGGTATAGGCAGGGGTTGGGGCTGTGATTGTGTCTAGGGCTGTGCTGGTGGTATAGGCAGGGGTTGGGGCTCTAAGCTAACTGGCATCAGTTCCAGGGGGAGGCCAGGGGAGGCCAGAGTGTTGAGGAGGGCTGAGACAGGGACGTCAGGAGACTGGAGCTTGGCTAGGAGCTGTAGCTGGTCCTGCTCATGACAGAACCCTGCCTCGTCGCAGACGCTCTGACACAGCCCTGTCAGACTCTGTAACGTCTCCTCCATGTTCCTCTGCAGGTGGCCCCGCTCCTCCAgcaacctcttcttctctcctctctgtggggCAGAACAGGATGTTACATCACAACCCACTGGACCAATAAAACACAGCTCAGCTATGAATGTCATTGTGTAATTAGTCACATAAGAGGCAAATTATTTATGCGTTGCTCAATTTACTAAAATCCAGTTGAATAATCCGCTACTTATAACATTTATTGTTGAAATGTTTACAATTAAATCAAATTGCCAGATTATAAATCAGACTATAATGCCATATTATGAGATTATAAATGACAAGAGTAGGGTTGTTGTCAATTTAATTTAAAATccggtcaattcaggaagtacactgaaattccaattccaatgcatttcaatgaggaaaatgtggaattggaattcggtttactttctgaatggactggaattgaaatggaattgatccaACTCCGCAAGAGAGATGATAGCAAACACAGACATACCAGTGTGCCGATCTCAGTCTGAAGTTTACCGATGCCTTCTAGCTTCCTCTTGCGACAGCGCTGGGCAGCCACGCGGTTCTTGCTGCGCCGACGGACGTCGTGGACGAATTCCAGCTGTTCGTGGGTCAGCTGTTGGCATCTGAGGAGCTGCTGGAAGGCACTACGACTGACTGACGAGATCTGAACCACCGGGAAGGGCAGACAAACCTGGAGAACACGGATGGATGAAAAGACAGATGCCCTCTGGTCAAAAGTGTTTGGGAACTCATTACACCAATACACTGTGACCTTTCAGTAAGAACTCTGACCTCTCGTGCTCTCCTGTTGTTgacctctctctccgtgtctccgTCTGTGTCCAGGTCTCCGTCTGAGTCCTCTCCTGAGTTAACAGATGACATGTAGGGACTCATCTCAGACTGGGACAGGCTGTGGTTCCCACCGGGGGTCTGGGCCTCCCCTGTCTCTTCCACCCCACCCATCCCACCTGTCTGTCCTACCTTACCCATCTCCCCCACCTCTTCCATCCCCTCCATGCCCCCTGCCTCTCCTGTCCCCAGGTCTCTAAGGAAGGGACAGTCTGCTGGATTTGAGTTCAGGTCTAGCTGCCAGGGGAAGTCTGCAGCCTTTCCAAGACCACTGTGGTCCATAGTGTCCAGATTAGGAACTCTCCCCAGACCTCCGTGCTCCATGGTGTTCAAATTAGGAACTCTACCCAGACCTCCGTGCTCCATGGTGTTCAGATTAGGAACTCTACCCAGACCTCCGTGCTCCATGGTGTCCAGATTAGGAACTCCCCCCAGACCTTCGTGCTCCATGGTGTCCAGATCAGGAACTCTACCCAGTCCTCCGTGCTCCATGGTGTCCAGATTAGGGAGACTAGGGAGAGGTTCAGTCTGTGAGGGGCATAAATCAGGCCAGAAACCCTTGGCCAGATGTTCAGCCACCTCCCTCTCCACGCTGCTCCGCTCTCCAAGTCCGTACCCCCTACCATCAGGGGTAAGACCACAGAGGGTGGGGTCAGAGAGGGAGGGGTCAGTGAGGGCGGAGTCAGGGAGATGACCCCCAACAGCCACGCTGCCATCCAGACCAGGGTCCTCTCTCTGCATTAACACAGGTAGCTGACCTACTTGACCTAATCGTCGTGGCCTTGGGAACATAAGGCATCCACCATGGCTCTCCCCCTCACTATTTTCTGAGTTAGGGCTTTTGTGTATTGCCAGGAGATCCAATACAGGTTGCTGTAGCTCAGCCTCCTCTACCACTCCTGAGCCTCTTAGTGGGCACGTGCTACAGGAACCTGGGTTACACCCAGCTTCATCAGCCATCAGACTCCCAACGACAGGCTGGTCATCATCCATCTCTCCAACCGCTGCCTCAATAAGGTCTGATGGGCTCACATCGTCATGGGACGGCAGCTCACAGGAGAGTGGGCAATCTCTCAGACTCTCCTCACCCATCGTCACGGGACACACCGCTGCCTCCATCCCTAGGATGTCTCGATCACTGAAAACGGTGTCAGGGTCTGGCTTACGGTCAACACCACCAGGACACGGCATGGCCAGGATGGGACAGACACCAAGACCACTGGAGGACGTCAGTCCCCCGAGAGATAAGGGTGACATGTTGGGGCCACAGGTCTGCAAACAGAACTGCTCCTGACCACTGCTGCCCGAGTTGACTAGCAAGGCCAGGGTCTTTGTACATCGGGATGACGACTGGAAGTCTATTTGTAAGTTTCCGTCCGAAGGCACTGTTAACCTCTGGTGTGGCTGTGGGGACATTGTTCCACTTGGGTTGGCAGCTGAACACTGTGCCCCGAAGTCACTTCCTATGTTcctgacatcacttcctgttgtCTGGCCTGCGCCTGTGTTCTGGGGATGAGGTATAACCTGCTGCTCTCCATCTCTGTTTGTGTCTGTATTGTGGGCTAAACTGCCACTTGGCAACATGCCCTGGCTGGGGGTCATGCCACTAGGCAACATGCCCTGGCTGGGGGTCATGCCACCAGGCAACATGCCCTGGCTGGGGGTCATGCTCTGGTTGGGGGTCCTGCTTTGGGACTGACAGCCTGTACAGTGGGCTGAATCGACACTGGGGGACCTCCTCTGGTTGGAGGACCGGCAACTAGGCAATCTTCCCTGGTTGGAGGACCTGATCTGGGACCTGCCCTGACAgcagcctcctcttcttcttcttgcctCCTGG
It contains:
- the LOC120018039 gene encoding uncharacterized protein LOC120018039 isoform X1 is translated as MSLRGDRTSVFTFQSAVHSSHVLTRLNDQRLRDVLCDVTLVAGGRTFRAHCSVLASCSDYFHSRIINHTSPSLVVTLPDQVTAEGFEPLLQFCYTSKLLFTKDNIVAIHRCAGLLGFHNLETSCFDFLLPKFLEGSNITAQEARRRRGGCCQGRSQIRSSNQGRLPSCRSSNQRRSPSVDSAHCTGCQSQSRTPNQSMTPSQGMLPGGMTPSQGMLPSGMTPSQGMLPSGSLAHNTDTNRDGEQQVIPHPQNTGAGQTTGSDVRNIGSDFGAQCSAANPSGTMSPQPHQRLTVPSDGNLQIDFQSSSRCTKTLALLVNSGSSGQEQFCLQTCGPNMSPLSLGGLTSSSGLGVCPILAMPCPGGVDRKPDPDTVFSDRDILGMEAAVCPVTMGEESLRDCPLSCELPSHDDVSPSDLIEAAVGEMDDDQPVVGSLMADEAGCNPGSCSTCPLRGSGVVEEAELQQPVLDLLAIHKSPNSENSEGESHGGCLMFPRPRRLGQVGQLPVLMQREDPGLDGSVAVGGHLPDSALTDPSLSDPTLCGLTPDGRGYGLGERSSVEREVAEHLAKGFWPDLCPSQTEPLPSLPNLDTMEHGGLGRVPDLDTMEHEGLGGVPNLDTMEHGGLGRVPNLNTMEHGGLGRVPNLNTMEHGGLGRVPNLDTMDHSGLGKAADFPWQLDLNSNPADCPFLRDLGTGEAGGMEGMEEVGEMGKVGQTGGMGGVEETGEAQTPGGNHSLSQSEMSPYMSSVNSGEDSDGDLDTDGDTEREVNNRRAREVCLPFPVVQISSVSRSAFQQLLRCQQLTHEQLEFVHDVRRRSKNRVAAQRCRKRKLEGIGKLQTEIGTLRGEKKRLLEERGHLQRNMEETLQSLTGLCQSVCDEAGFCHEQDQLQLLAKLQSPDVPVSALLNTLASPGLPLELMPVSLEPQPLPIPPAQP
- the LOC120018039 gene encoding uncharacterized protein LOC120018039 isoform X2, whose amino-acid sequence is MTPSQGMLPGGMTPSQGMLPSGMTPSQGMLPSGSLAHNTDTNRDGEQQVIPHPQNTGAGQTTGSDVRNIGSDFGAQCSAANPSGTMSPQPHQRLTVPSDGNLQIDFQSSSRCTKTLALLVNSGSSGQEQFCLQTCGPNMSPLSLGGLTSSSGLGVCPILAMPCPGGVDRKPDPDTVFSDRDILGMEAAVCPVTMGEESLRDCPLSCELPSHDDVSPSDLIEAAVGEMDDDQPVVGSLMADEAGCNPGSCSTCPLRGSGVVEEAELQQPVLDLLAIHKSPNSENSEGESHGGCLMFPRPRRLGQVGQLPVLMQREDPGLDGSVAVGGHLPDSALTDPSLSDPTLCGLTPDGRGYGLGERSSVEREVAEHLAKGFWPDLCPSQTEPLPSLPNLDTMEHGGLGRVPDLDTMEHEGLGGVPNLDTMEHGGLGRVPNLNTMEHGGLGRVPNLNTMEHGGLGRVPNLDTMDHSGLGKAADFPWQLDLNSNPADCPFLRDLGTGEAGGMEGMEEVGEMGKVGQTGGMGGVEETGEAQTPGGNHSLSQSEMSPYMSSVNSGEDSDGDLDTDGDTEREVNNRRAREVCLPFPVVQISSVSRSAFQQLLRCQQLTHEQLEFVHDVRRRSKNRVAAQRCRKRKLEGIGKLQTEIGTLRGEKKRLLEERGHLQRNMEETLQSLTGLCQSVCDEAGFCHEQDQLQLLAKLQSPDVPVSALLNTLASPGLPLELMPVSLEPQPLPIPPAQP